The following proteins are co-located in the Clavibacter capsici genome:
- the rnpA gene encoding ribonuclease P protein component, with the protein MLARRNRVTSGADYRTIVRRGRRSTTATAVVYALAGSAEVPSRFGFIVSKKVGNAVTRNLVRRRLKAVSAGLLETVPPGASVVIRVLPGMERTPWDSLQEEIASAVTRAVRTI; encoded by the coding sequence GTGCTCGCTCGGCGGAACCGCGTGACGAGCGGTGCGGACTACCGCACCATCGTCCGCCGGGGTCGCCGATCCACGACCGCTACGGCGGTGGTGTACGCGCTCGCCGGATCCGCTGAGGTCCCGTCCCGCTTCGGGTTCATCGTCTCGAAGAAGGTGGGCAACGCCGTCACCCGCAACCTCGTCCGGCGTCGGCTCAAGGCCGTCTCCGCCGGCCTGCTCGAGACCGTCCCGCCCGGCGCCTCCGTGGTGATCCGCGTACTGCCAGGCATGGAGCGGACACCGTGGGATAGCCTGCAGGAGGAGATCGCGTCAGCCGTGACGCGGGCCGTGAGGACGATATGA
- the yidD gene encoding membrane protein insertion efficiency factor YidD — MKRALTSVVLAPRNAGIAVISVYRRLVSPLYGDVCRYYPSCSAYGLEAVQEHGLLRGGALAAWRVCRCHPWAEGGIDDVPARRVQQYRRTRLGFVVAPSHGKG; from the coding sequence ATGAAGAGGGCACTGACCTCCGTCGTCCTGGCGCCTCGGAACGCGGGCATCGCCGTGATCAGCGTCTACCGGCGGCTCGTGTCCCCTCTCTACGGGGACGTCTGCAGGTACTACCCCTCGTGCTCGGCATACGGGCTCGAAGCGGTGCAGGAGCACGGCCTCCTCCGCGGCGGCGCCCTCGCCGCATGGCGCGTGTGCCGATGCCACCCGTGGGCGGAGGGCGGCATCGACGACGTCCCCGCTCGTCGGGTCCAGCAGTACCGACGCACGAGGCTCGGATTCGTCGTCGCACCCAGCCACGGAAAGGGCTAA
- the rpmH gene encoding 50S ribosomal protein L34: protein MSKRTFQPNNRKKAKKHGFRLRMRTRAGRAILAARRGKGRTELSA from the coding sequence GTGAGCAAGCGCACCTTCCAGCCGAACAACCGCAAGAAGGCCAAGAAGCACGGCTTCCGCCTCCGCATGCGCACCCGCGCCGGCCGCGCCATCCTCGCCGCTCGCCGTGGCAAGGGACGCACCGAGCTCTCCGCGTAG